The genomic stretch CGTGATGTACACGTCATGCGCGGGGGGAACGACAATGCCGCGACACGTGTTGTAGCAACGCGTTGCGCGCGGCCGGGGTGAGCCGACTGTCGGCGCTGCGGTCGAGATAGAACAGGACTCCGCCGCATGCCGCGAAGCGCAGGCGGCGATCGCCGATCGCGTCGAGGGTCGCGCGCGCTGCCTCGACGTTGCGATCGTCGATGAGCCGGCGCGCCATCGGCCAGCCGAGTCCGGCGAAGGCACGCTGCCGGCAGACCGGATCGCTCAGGACGGCGAGGCGCGCGATGGCCCCCGGCGCATCCCCCGACCGGTCCCACTCGGCGATGCCGAACACCTCGCAGCCGTCGAGACGGTCCTTCTCGAAATCCGGTTCGTAGGTGTTGCCGGCGCCGAACAGCGGGGCCTGTCCCCACACCCCCGCCAGCAGCGCGGCCACCACCGCCGCGCCGGCGATGCCTCGTCCCCATGACGACGCCGCGAAATCGACCGCCAATGCCAGAGTCCAGAACAACGACACCTGCATCGGTACGAAGAACCGGGCATGGTAGTAGCCCTCGTTCGGACGCAGCGGCAGTGTGGCCCATGCCAGCATGACGGCGCCGAGCACGGGCGCGAGGGCGAACGGCAGCAGCGCCGCCGGGGAGGCTGCCAGCCGGCCCGGCCATCGGCGCCGCAGCACGGCGGCCCAGAGCAACCCCAGCCCACCGCCGAGCAACCCCAGCAGGATCCCGCCGCCCGGCGGCGGGTAACCGAACGAGCCGGCAAGCACGGCGAGCGGCGCGAACACATCGTCAGAACTTGTCGCCGTTCCGCCCGACGGTCCGAGGTACGCCAACCAGGCAATCGCTCCGTGCGGGTGCAGCCACAGGTTTTGATAAGCCCAAGGCAGCGCGCCGGCGAGCAGACCGGCGCCGGTGGCGGCAACCGCCCTCCGACTGCGAGCGAAGAGCAGGTGGAGAGCCACGACCGGCAGCACGAACATCGCCGAGACGTAGGCGACCCACATTGCCACGCCGGCGGCAAGTCCGAGCGCGCCGGAGATCCAGGCCGACTCGGCCGCGCCCGCGGCGCGCCGCGATACCGCCGCCAGATAACAGCCGAGCGCCAGCGTGCACGGCAACACGGCTTCCGGGTGCGAACCCACCAGCGTCACATCGAGCCGGGCGAGGGTCGGGCTGAGAGCGAGGTAGAACGTTCCCAGCAGCAATGCGACGGTAGGCGAGAAGTAGCGCCAGGCGACGGTCATCAGTACGGTCAGGGTCAGCGTTGCCCACACGATCGCCACGCCCTTGAGTCCGACCATGCTGGTCCCGAAGAGCGAAACCCACGGCACGGCGAGCAGCAGGAGCACCACCGATCCGCCGTGGTTCAGATCGTCCTGGTGCGCGAACACCTGCCCCATCCCGTCGCGCAGCAGTTCGGTGGCGCTGAACAGGAAGACCGGCTCTTCCCAGTTATGGTTGGCGTCGTAGGAGGTCAGGAGCAACGCGGTGCGAGCGGCGGCGAAGGCGGCGAGGATGAGCGCCGCGGCCACGAGTTGCCACGCCGCGCCGTGGCGCCCGCGGTCGCCGTTTGCGCGCGTTGTCGGTTCGCGCGTGCAATATGCGGACATGGCCCGTAAGATCGTGATCTCGAGAGCGAGGGACCGGCCACCTGTTCTACGATTTCCGCGTTTGCGCGCACGGCGCGAAGAAATCTTCAGGCCATGGAGCGGCAGTGCCCCGCCGTTCGTCCCGAGTAGCCGCCGTCTTCTCAGGCGGCGTATCGAGGGACGCGGGGGATCACGACGGGCGCCCCTCGATACGCGCCCTGAGGAAACGGGCCCTACTCGGGGCGAACGGGTTCCGTCCTGGAACTCGGGTTGCGGGCGGCAACCCGCGCTGGAATCTCGGCCGCGGTTCCCCGGCCCGGTGCGGATGATGCCGGAACAGCCTCGTCGGCCCACGCGGCGGATCTGGACGAATGTCCTTCTCGCGATCCTGCCGACGTTAGTGCTGCTCCTCGTTGCCGAGGCGGTGTTGCGGTGGACCGGAGCGGCTGAGCGCTGCCCGGCCTTCGAGAACTCGATCCTCTGGGTGTGCGACCCGATCCTCGGCTTCAAGCCCAACCCGGGTCAGGCGATCGACGGGCAGCGGCTGATCAACGGCGCCGGCTTTCGCAGCCGCGAATTCGGGCCGAAGCGGGCCGGCGTGTACCGTATCCTCGCTCTGGGTGACTCGGGTACGTTCGGCGTGATTTCCCCAGGGTCGGAGGGCAAGCTCGCATATGTGGACGAACCGTATCCACAGCGCCTGGACCGGCTCCTTGCCGAACGGCAGGGAGCCGAGCGAGCGGAGGTCTTCAACGCGGCCGTGCCGGGATACAACAGTTTTCACGGGGCGTTGCTGCTGCGCTCGAAGTTGCGCGATCTACAGCCCGATCTGATCGCGGTGCGCTTCGGATGGAACGACCACGCGATGTCACCGGCGGGCGAGAGCGGGGCGTACCGCCGGATGAACGCAGGCGTCGGGCGGGTGGCGGAGGATCTCTTGTTGCGCACCGCCCTGTATCCGTTCAGTCGCCGGCTGGGCATGGAGCTGCGCCGGTGGTTGTCGGCGGACGGCGAGCAGGGGAGGGCGTTGTTGCCGCCGGCGTGGAAGCCCGACATTCCGATCGGGGAGTATGAGCGGAACTTGCAGCGCATCGTCGAGTTGGGTCGTGCCGAGGGGGCGGCGGTATGGCTGCTAACGGCGCCGCACGCCTTCGTGCTCGGCGGGCGCCGCGAAGCGGAGGATGCCCTGCCGGCGACTTCATCGGCGCACCGGTTGTTGGCCACCAACGCGATACCCTCGTTCGACCGGCTGATAGAGATCCACGAGGCCTACGCCGCAGCAACCCGCACGGCAGGTGCGCGGCTCGGGGTGCCGGTGGTGGATATGGCGCAGCTCTACGCCGATCGAGGCGATCCGGCGCTGTTCGCCCCCGGCGACGTCCTGCACCCGACCGACACCGGCCACGCTCTCGAAGCGGAGGCTCTGTACGAACGCGTTCTGGTCGAGCTCAAGGGAGGCGATACGACACCCGCGCCCCGCGCAGGCATACCCCGGGGGCGCTGAGCATGACCTGAAGAAGGTAGGAAGAAGCGTCGTTGCGTATCGCGGCGTCGGCGATCGGGGCGGAAGCCAGCGTTTCGGCATCTCCCGAACCAACCGATACGGGCGTGATGGCGAGCAGTTCGGGCCCCTCCGTCGTATGCCGGACGAGCGACATGACACCGAGCCCTTCACTGGAGTCGTTCTCGAGCGTGACCGCGATCTCCCGGATGCTGGCCCCGTCTTCAAGCTGCAGCGGAGCGGTGAAGTACCCGGCTCCCTTCGTCGGGCAGAGCACGCCCAGACCGCCCTGGCGCAGGAGGTACTGCGACGAATTGTTCGCCGGCACGAAAGCCGCCGGCGGCAGTGTGGCGACTCGGGTCGTGGGGTCGGGCTCCGCCCCGGCCACCGCCGTGGACACGAGCAGGCACAGCGACAGTAGTCCCGCGGCCCGACCGCCAGGTTTCATTCCATGTACCCCAGGCTGCGCAGCCGCTCCTTCGCTGCCTCGTCCAGCTCCCTGCGCGCGCTCGGTGCCCGGCTCGATTTCTGGTATTCCGCGAGCTTGTTTCGCATCTTGGCCTCGACGCCGCTTCCCTTGCCGATCAGATTGTTCGCCTGTCCCGGATCCTTGTGCAGGTCGTACAGTTCCTCGGTGCGGTATTTCTTCTGCACGTACTCCGGCACGGGCGGAGGATTGGAGTAGTCCAGAAACGGCGAGGGCTCGTTGACCAGATAGAGCCACTCGGGAGTGCGAACGCCGCGGCGGACGAACCCGACACGCTGGATCGAGTTGTCTTCCAGGCGTACCAGTTTGCCGAACGCCTCGGTCGCGGGCAGGTAGGTCTCGCAGTACATCTCGACCTCGCCGTCGGTTTCGCCGCGGGCCTTTGCCAGCAGCGAGGTGCCGTCCAGACCCGGCGGTACGCCGTAACCCGTCAGCTCCATGACCGTGGGGAAGATATCTATGTTGCGGGCAGTGGTCTGGACCCGCTTTCCGGCCGGCAGGTGTTCGGGAAAGCGCATGACGAGCGGGATGCGCAGCGTGGGATCGAACAGGTTCTTGCCGTGACCGAAATAGTAGTGCTCGCCGAGACTCTGGCCGTGATCGGCGTGCAGGATGACCAACGTGTTCTTGTCGAGGCCGTCCCTGGCGAGCGCATCGAGCAAGCGTCCGACGGCGACGTCGGTTTTTTGCAGGTCGGGATCGTAATCGCGCAACGTCTTGTTGTACGCGTCCTGCTCGCCGAGGCTCTCGTCGGAACGTTCGTGAGGGCCGAAGTAATGCGCCCAGAGGAAAAAGGGTTGCCGCGGTTTCTTGGCCAGCCACTCGATCGCCGCGTCGCTGACTTTGGCGTCCTCGCGAAAAGCGTCGGCGCGCGACTTGAGGAACTGGAACAGACGTTGATCGTCGACGTTCTTGTGGAACGTATCGGGAACGTGTTCGTCGACCTTGGCCTTGCCGCCGACGACGCTGGGGGTATCGAAGGTTTCGTCGTAGACATCGAAACCCTGGTTCAGCCGGAACGACGAAGCGAGGGGGAAGGAACCTATGAACGCGGCGGTGGTGTAGCCTTTCGACTTCAGCGACTCGGCCAGCGTCGTATTGGCCTCGTCGAGCTGCTGGTAGGTGGATTTGAAACCGTGGTGGGTGGCGTAAAGCCCGGTGTGAACCGACGACATCGACGGAGTTGTCCACGGGACGTCGCAGTACGCCCGTTCGAAAAGCACGCCGTCGGCAGCGAGGCTGTCTATGCGCGGCGTCTTGGCCTTGGTGTAGCCGTAGCACGAGAGCCGGTCGGCACGCAGTGTATCGATGGTGATGAGGACCACGTTCACCGAGCCCGGTTTCGGGGCCGGCTGACGGTTGCACGACACGGCGGCGACGCCGGCGGCCGCCAGCAGCAGTGCCGCCGCCGGCGTGTATCTCCACCGGCGGGATGCAAGTCTGGATGAGCGATCGGGGTTTCGCGACACTTATGGTTTCCTTCCGAGGACCTTGACGTCCGTCGCCGCCGGCGAAGGGTTTCGGGGTTCCTCTCGATGTTGGGTTATGAGGTTCGCTTGATATCGGCGGTCAATTGGAGGCGACCGGCGCGCACCGGCCTGACCCCATGACAGCCTCGTTTACCGCGAATTTCAAGGGCCATCGGGGGGGGCCGCGAGGGGCACGGCAGAGTTGCTGACGGGGCCTCGATACGCCGCCAGAAGAAGGTGGCTACTCGGCCCGAACGGATTTGAGGTTCCGTAATGCCTGAACGCCGTTCGCCCCGAGTAACGGCCCGCGTCTTGCGGGCCGTGTATCGAGGGGCGCCTTGCCCTCGGTGAACGACCTCGCCTTGGCCGTGGGCGGGGCGCCGGGAGGCGGCAGAACCGGGGGTGCCGGTTGGTTCTCGGCCACGGTTAGCGTGGCGGGGGATGCCGTGCGGGCGGCGGTTCGCGTCGTGGTCATGGGTTGGGTGCGAGTGGTCGCCGGGGAGGGCCGGCCGGCCGTCGGCGTCTCGGGCCGTGGGCTGGTCTCGGGGCTGCGGGACGGGGTCGACGCCAGCCCGGGACTGCGCGAGGTCGCCGGTGTTGGCGTCTGCGGCGTCCAGTCGGCGGTAGTGGTAGTTGCTGCCGGCGCCGTCGGCGGCGCGGTCCGCGCTGTCGGTGGCGGTGTCGTTGCCACCGTGCTCCGCGCCGGCGGCGTCCATTGATCGGGCCCGATCGACACGCCGGGTGGGACGGCAACTGCGGGGGAATTGCCGGCCGGGCCATGGACGCGCGGTGTTGTGGCGGGGCGCGATGCCGGTTCCACCACCAGTTCGAAGACGAGGATGCCGTCCGGGGAACCGTCGGGTTCGAGGCGATCCAGTCCGATCCGGTCGAGGTCGACGAAGTCCGACGGACGCCACTGCGAGGTCTCGCCGCTCGACGGCATATAGAAGGCGGCGCCCAGCCTGACGCGGTGGGTAGCGTCGGCGAACTCGGTGCCGGCGGTGCGGTCGGTGGCACGGCCGTCGAGCGCCACGGTCGACGAGGCCGGGTTGGGTACGAAGCGGGTCAACCCGTAAGTGAAGGGTACGAGAGCACTGATGGCGGGGTCCACGGTATTGCCGTTGAGGTAGACGTTGAGGACCATTGCGTCGCGCAACTCGCCGGGGAGGTACTGCCAGAAGAGCGTGGTGACGTGCGCTCCCGCGTACAGCGGCTTGACGACCTGAGCGGTGTCGGGTTCGTTGCCGAGCGGGATACTTCGGAGCAGCGGCGGAGGGTAGCGGGTCATTCCTAGCAAACGACCGCTGCGGTCCATCGACGTATGCCAGATCGGTCCCGCGACGTTGCCGGCGCGGTCGGCGGCGTGGATGAGTATGCCGCTGAGTTCGACGGCCATGGCCGGCGGTGGCACGGCGAGCACCGCCAGCGCGGCCATCGCAAGACGAAGAGACACGAGCCCGTTCATCCCACCTTCCTATGTAGACCCGCGTCGTGGTGGAACGCGCTCTCCGAGCGCGTTCTCCAAGGGGTGGAACGCGACCTCCGAGCGCGTTCTCGCAATGGGGTGGAACGCGCTCTCGGAAGCGCGGCTCGGCGGGAGTCTCGTCCTCCCCATCCGATTTCTTCCCGTGGTCAGCCGTTCGCCGTCTTGCTGACTCGCCCGCCCCGCAGGAGCACGGCGCCGCCGATCAGGTAGACGATCAGCGCGATGCCGTTGACGGCGCGGAAACCGATGCTGATGGCGAGCACTATGCACAGGATCGAACCCACAACCGAAGCGACGCCGTTGGCCGCCCACGCCCACGGGATGACGGCCGGGGCGCGCTCGCCGACGACGCGCATGCCGAGCGGCAGGAAGGTGCCCATGACGAGGCCGGCCGGCATCAACAGAAGCATGGCCACGCCGATGCGTATCGGCAGTTCGGTGCCGAGAAACGCACGGAAGGTGGCCGGGAGTCCGAAAATGTAGAAGACGTTGAGCAACACGAGAACCGCCAGCAAACCGCGCAAAGCGCCGCGCGTGTTGGCGAACATGGCTAGGCGCCCGGTCAGATAGCTGCCGATGCCCGAGGCAAGCAGCAAGGTGGCCATGATCACGGAGAGCGAAAACACCGGTGAGCCGAGAAACAGCGTGAAGCGCTGGATGTAGCTGATCTCGATGAAGATGAAGCCGATGCCCAGACACGCGAAGTAGAACAGGTAACGCGCGGCGCTCTCGGCGCTCGCCTCGCGCTTGCGCCACCACAGCGGGGCGAGGATCAGCAGCGCGGCGAAGACGATCGACTGCGCGAGAATCGCGAGCAGGACGAACTGACCCGACGCGAACGTGTAGTCGGCGCGCTTGTCGGCGGCCTGCAGCAGACTGCCCCACTTGAGGAAGTTGAAGAAGAAAGGCCGGTCGTCGAACACGGGACGGAGGTTCATCCAGTGTCCGGCGAGGAACGCCTCCTGCTCGGCGGCGTTCTTGGTCAGAAATGCGCTCACCGGCGACGACAGCGCCTCGCCCGGTACGTGCCAGGGCTGAAAACGCTCGGTCGAGGCATGCTGGCGGATGCGCTCGATGCGCTCCGGCGCGATGGGTTCCGGACCGATCAGCAAGCTGAAGATCGGCAGCGTGGCGTCCTTGCTCTTCGACATGGTGACCAAAATGTGGTCGGCCGGATTTTGCGCTCCAAGTTCGCGCAGGGCTTCCGTGGCCACCGTCACGAGGCGCAGGACCTGACGCGGCGGCAGATCGCCGAAACCCAGATCGCCGCGCACGAAGTGCAGGAAACCTCCGGGTTTGAGGTGGGTGAGGTACTCTTTCAGCGCTTCGACGGTGTAGAGGTAGCTCTCCGACAGCACGTAGGCGCCGGAATACACGGCGGCCAGCGTGTCGATGCCGGTGATCTGGATCAGGTCGTACTTCTTGTCGTGGCGCCGCACGAAGTTGCGGCCCTCGTCGACATGGATGTCGACCTGCGGCGAGTTGAAGACGTTGCCGGTGTAATCGACGAAGTCGCGCTTGAGCAGACCGACGGTAACCGGGTTGAGTTCGATGCCGGTCACGTGAGCGGCGCCGTGTTTCATCGCCATCAGCAAGTCGACGCCGCCGCCGGTGCCGATCACGAGCACCTCCGGCGAGGGGAGCAGGAGGTAGGGCAGGAGCAGCAACGAGCGATCGAGGATGCGCAGCTCGTCGAAGTTGCCGCCGAACTTGTAGATCATCGTCGACGCGTCGCCGTCGTGCGTGATGACCATGTTTTCCGGCGGGACGCTGTAGAAGTTGTCGCTGACGCCCCAGGCGGCGCGTTTGCCGAAGCGCATGGGCGTACCCGGTTTGCCGCGCACGACGTCGACGCGATAGACCGGGCTCCAGCGGGAGAACGCGACCTCGGTCTTGTCGCTCATGATGCGCGGGAGGAACTTGGTGCCCGAGGCGTACGGCTCCGCGTGGCGCGCCAGCGGCACGCAGGCGATCGCAAACAGTGCCACGACGGCCAGGATGCGGGGTCTGGCGGTGGAGTCGTCGAGGGCGAACAGGAAGCTTGCGAACACGAGGATGCCGGCGGCGAGGACGATCACGCCGGGTGCGCCGAGGGGGGTGAGCAGGGCAACGGCGGCGACGCAGCCCGCGGCGGCGCCGAGCAGGTCGGCGAAGTAGAGGGCGGGAATGCGCGCCGGCGCGTTGCTGAGAATGACGGTGATGCACAGGCCGGCGGCGAGAAACGGCGCGGTGACGGCGACGTAGAAGATCGACATGTAGAGGAACTGCCGAGGGTCGTTGCCGGCGCTGAAGTGTCCGCCGGGAAACAGTTCGGCCGGATCGAACGGCACATGAGCGACGACCAGCAGGCAGACGACCAGGAGCACGGCGGCCCCGAGCGACCATCGCGTCAGGGCGCGATTGACGCCGCCCTCGGTGAGCGAC from Candidatus Binatia bacterium encodes the following:
- a CDS encoding sulfatase-like hydrolase/transferase, whose amino-acid sequence is MSRNPDRSSRLASRRWRYTPAAALLLAAAGVAAVSCNRQPAPKPGSVNVVLITIDTLRADRLSCYGYTKAKTPRIDSLAADGVLFERAYCDVPWTTPSMSSVHTGLYATHHGFKSTYQQLDEANTTLAESLKSKGYTTAAFIGSFPLASSFRLNQGFDVYDETFDTPSVVGGKAKVDEHVPDTFHKNVDDQRLFQFLKSRADAFREDAKVSDAAIEWLAKKPRQPFFLWAHYFGPHERSDESLGEQDAYNKTLRDYDPDLQKTDVAVGRLLDALARDGLDKNTLVILHADHGQSLGEHYYFGHGKNLFDPTLRIPLVMRFPEHLPAGKRVQTTARNIDIFPTVMELTGYGVPPGLDGTSLLAKARGETDGEVEMYCETYLPATEAFGKLVRLEDNSIQRVGFVRRGVRTPEWLYLVNEPSPFLDYSNPPPVPEYVQKKYRTEELYDLHKDPGQANNLIGKGSGVEAKMRNKLAEYQKSSRAPSARRELDEAAKERLRSLGYME
- a CDS encoding SGNH/GDSL hydrolase family protein, coding for MPEQPRRPTRRIWTNVLLAILPTLVLLLVAEAVLRWTGAAERCPAFENSILWVCDPILGFKPNPGQAIDGQRLINGAGFRSREFGPKRAGVYRILALGDSGTFGVISPGSEGKLAYVDEPYPQRLDRLLAERQGAERAEVFNAAVPGYNSFHGALLLRSKLRDLQPDLIAVRFGWNDHAMSPAGESGAYRRMNAGVGRVAEDLLLRTALYPFSRRLGMELRRWLSADGEQGRALLPPAWKPDIPIGEYERNLQRIVELGRAEGAAVWLLTAPHAFVLGGRREAEDALPATSSAHRLLATNAIPSFDRLIEIHEAYAAATRTAGARLGVPVVDMAQLYADRGDPALFAPGDVLHPTDTGHALEAEALYERVLVELKGGDTTPAPRAGIPRGR
- a CDS encoding glycosyltransferase family 39 protein — translated: MSAYCTREPTTRANGDRGRHGAAWQLVAAALILAAFAAARTALLLTSYDANHNWEEPVFLFSATELLRDGMGQVFAHQDDLNHGGSVVLLLLAVPWVSLFGTSMVGLKGVAIVWATLTLTVLMTVAWRYFSPTVALLLGTFYLALSPTLARLDVTLVGSHPEAVLPCTLALGCYLAAVSRRAAGAAESAWISGALGLAAGVAMWVAYVSAMFVLPVVALHLLFARSRRAVAATGAGLLAGALPWAYQNLWLHPHGAIAWLAYLGPSGGTATSSDDVFAPLAVLAGSFGYPPPGGGILLGLLGGGLGLLWAAVLRRRWPGRLAASPAALLPFALAPVLGAVMLAWATLPLRPNEGYYHARFFVPMQVSLFWTLALAVDFAASSWGRGIAGAAVVAALLAGVWGQAPLFGAGNTYEPDFEKDRLDGCEVFGIAEWDRSGDAPGAIARLAVLSDPVCRQRAFAGLGWPMARRLIDDRNVEAARATLDAIGDRRLRFAACGGVLFYLDRSADSRLTPAARNALLQHVSRHCRSPRA